The Candidatus Omnitrophota bacterium DNA window GCTGCGAGCCATATACAATTACGGCAGCTAATAAAGGATTTAGCTTTTTGACTCTTGCCGCCGTTTCTTCTGGGGTAATATTCTCGGCATTAGCATCAATTATCGCGATCGTGTGCTTATTGTTCCTTAAATAGGCGGCTATTACAGCGGCCCAAAACGGAGGCTCGATCGCGGAATAGTCCTGCCCCATATCCTGATAGACCTGTTTCCTATCGCCTGGATTTATCAATACAATATCAATTCTATCAGGCATTAGTGTTGTCCCAATAACGCTTTAACATCTTTTGCGATACTATTTTCACCCAGCTTGTTCAGTTCGTGCAGGTAATCCCTGCTTCCGATATCAAAAACATAGGAATCGTTAAAGCCGATATTTTTTAACCTTATCGGAGAATTGTTTTTATTTAATAAGTGCAAAATAATGCTGTCAAGCCCGGCCTTGTTAATAAACCCTTCCTCAAGAGTTAAAACATATCTATAATTTTTTAACGCATTAAAGAGCGGGCCTTCATTTAAAGGTTTCAGCATGAAAATATCTATGAGCCCGATATCTATGTCTTCCTGGCTCAATTTTTCTACTACCCGCAATGCTTTATGGGTCATATATCCCGTAGAAACAAGACATAAATCTGTACTCTTTTTTAATTCACTGAATCCGCTTTCGATATCGGCCTTTTTATAAATTGAAGGAAGCGGTTTACCGTCAAACCTGAGATACTTTGGCTTTTTCACCTTTATCGAATAGTCCACAAATCTTTCAGTTAGCACCCAGTCGCTTGGAGAGAATATTTCTATGTTCGGCAATACCCTCATTATAGAAATATCCTCGAGGCAATGGTGCGTCGGGCCCGAAACATCGTAACTTAAGCCAGCCCCCACCCCGACCAGATTAACATTTACATCTTTAAGCTGCGACTGCATCGACAGATTGATCCTGATCTGTTCATAGGGGCGCATTGTCAGAAATGGCGCTATGGCATAGGCATATACCGTAAATCCCTCCAACGCTAATCCTGTTGAAATATTGACAAGGTCCTGCTCGGCAATGCCTACATTGATAAACCTGTCTTTAAAAGAGCTTCTTAACCTGTCGAGTTTTGGAGAGCCAAAATCAGCACAAACAAAAAATATGCTTTTGTCACTCTCCATGCGGCTAGAGAGTTCTTCAATAAAAACGTCCCGCATTGTCTTTAAATTTTCTTTTTTCATTCTAACCCGGATACCAACGTATCGACCTCATCGGCCGAAAGATTTTTAATATGGCTTAAAGAATCTGTTTCAAGCCTGGCCACGCCCTTACCCTTAACGGTATTAGCGATCAAAACCTTTGGCCTCTTATTATCCGTTTCTTTAAAATGCCGCAGAGCATTACAAAGCTCCCCCACATCATGGCCATTTACTTTTTTAGCGATCCAGCCAAAGGCCTCGAACTTCTTTTCCAGCGGAGCCAGGTCAATTATATTTTTGCAATAATCCAGCATGCATACTTTATTATCATCCACGATAAGTACCAGATTATCCAGCTCATGCTCCGATGCGAACATTACCGCTTCCCATATCGAACCTTCATAGAGTTCTCCATCTCCGACCAACACAAATACTTTCTCTTTACGTTTCTTTCTTTTCAGGCCCAGGGCCATGCCGCAGCCGACGCCTAAACCATGGCCAAGAGAACCATTGACAGTTTCAAATCCGGGTATGATAGCATCCGGTATGCCTCCTAAAATGCATCCGGCCTTACAGACATTATTCAGGTATTCCTTAGGAAAAAATCCTAAATCCGCCAGTACGGGATAAAAAGAAACCGCGCCATGGCCCTTGCTGATTATAAACCTGTCCCTGCCTTCCCACGAAACATTCTTGGGATCAAAACTTATTACCTTGCCATAATACAGCACGGCGAATATTTCAACTGCTGAAAGCGAAGAAGCAAGCCTTGTCTCCTGGGCAACCTTATGGATCTTCAGCGTTTCTTTCCTGACCCATTCGGATTTTTCTTTCAAAAATTTCAATTTACTATATTTATCTGACATTGCCATATATGTTGTTGGAGATAATTTTATACCCCTTTATCAGCTCTCTTATTCCCATATCGAGGGAATGGACCGGTTTAAAACCTGCCTTTTCTATTTTCTCATTTGATACGATATAATCCCGCTTATCGGGATCCTGCCCGACCTGAGATTCCATATATACAAAATCAGGGATATGTTCTTTTATCTTTGCGCATAGTTCTAACTTTGAAAGATTCGCATCGGACAGGCCGACATTATAAGCCTCATTCTTCATTTCAGAAAACTTTTCCATTGCATGCATAAAAACGCGCGCCACATCGCGCACATGAATGTAGTTTCTCCTAAAATGGCCCTCAAATACAACTACAAACCTGTCATTTACCGCTCTGTAGGTAAAATCATTTACCAGTAAGTCGATCCTCATCCTTGGCGATACGCCAAAAACAGTAGCGAGGCGAAAACTTATTGAATTTCCCCTATCAAGGATTATCTTTTCAGCCTCC harbors:
- a CDS encoding NAD(P)-dependent oxidoreductase translates to MVKETGKSILVTGGAGYIGSALIPELLKSGYKITVLDNFMYGQNSLLDCCTYKGFDVVRGDARDEAVLKPLLKDADYIIPLAALVGAPLCNRDKTGAVTINRDAIGLIAKLASKEQRIIMPTTNSGYGIGQKDIHCTEKSPLNPLTLYGRVKMEAEKIILDRGNSISFRLATVFGVSPRMRIDLLVNDFTYRAVNDRFVVVFEGHFRRNYIHVRDVARVFMHAMEKFSEMKNEAYNVGLSDANLSKLELCAKIKEHIPDFVYMESQVGQDPDKRDYIVSNEKIEKAGFKPVHSLDMGIRELIKGYKIISNNIYGNVR
- a CDS encoding transketolase — translated: MSDKYSKLKFLKEKSEWVRKETLKIHKVAQETRLASSLSAVEIFAVLYYGKVISFDPKNVSWEGRDRFIISKGHGAVSFYPVLADLGFFPKEYLNNVCKAGCILGGIPDAIIPGFETVNGSLGHGLGVGCGMALGLKRKKRKEKVFVLVGDGELYEGSIWEAVMFASEHELDNLVLIVDDNKVCMLDYCKNIIDLAPLEKKFEAFGWIAKKVNGHDVGELCNALRHFKETDNKRPKVLIANTVKGKGVARLETDSLSHIKNLSADEVDTLVSGLE
- a CDS encoding transketolase C-terminal domain-containing protein, coding for MKKENLKTMRDVFIEELSSRMESDKSIFFVCADFGSPKLDRLRSSFKDRFINVGIAEQDLVNISTGLALEGFTVYAYAIAPFLTMRPYEQIRINLSMQSQLKDVNVNLVGVGAGLSYDVSGPTHHCLEDISIMRVLPNIEIFSPSDWVLTERFVDYSIKVKKPKYLRFDGKPLPSIYKKADIESGFSELKKSTDLCLVSTGYMTHKALRVVEKLSQEDIDIGLIDIFMLKPLNEGPLFNALKNYRYVLTLEEGFINKAGLDSIILHLLNKNNSPIRLKNIGFNDSYVFDIGSRDYLHELNKLGENSIAKDVKALLGQH